The nucleotide window CTCGCCGGCCTTTTCCATCAGGCCACGCATGAGGCCTTCCTCGTGGTTATCAAGGCGGTCCAGCAGGGGCATCACTTCTTTATCCACGAAGTCCAGAGCGGTCTGGTGCATCATGTTCTGCTCCTCCGAAAAATCGGCGGGCGTGAATACGTCCTGGGCGTCGGTTTCCTTGATGATAAACTCGCCGCCTTTCACAAGTTGATTGGTTACTTCCATGACCGGGTGAGGTGAAATTGAGTGGGAAATAATGAAGTCAAAAAGAAGAAAACTACTCGGCTTACCTACTATTTACCGGCAAGCAAGCCCTGTTGTTTTGTCGTACCGAAAGATACAAAAATTTGTTATGCTTGCCGACTACTTCCAGAAAAGAAAACCTCGAATGGATCGAGGTTTTCTTTTCTGGAAATGCCTTATTTAAGCAGCTCGTAGATGCCGGCTACGCCTTGGCCGCCACCTACGCAGGCGGTTACCATGCCGTACTTCTGGCCCCGGGCGCGCAGCTCATGGAAAAGCTGAATGCTAAGCTTGGCGCCGGAGCAGCCCAGTGGGTGACCAAGGGCAATGGCGCCGCCGTTCACGTTAAGCTTGCTTTCATCAATGCCCAGCTCGCGCACTACCGCAATTGACTGGGAAGCAAAGGCTTCGTTTAGCTCGAACAGGTCGATATCCTGGAGCTTCATGCCAGCCTGCTTCAGGGCCTTTGGTACGGCCTTGATGGGGCCCATGCCCATGATGCGCGGGTCGATGCCTTCAGTGGCGTAGGTGACCATGCGAGCAATAGGCTCCAGGTTCAGCTCCTTCACCATGCGCTCCGACATGACGATGACGAAAGCCGCCCCGTCGGAAGTCTGGGAAGAGTTGCCGGCCGTAACGGAACCATTGGCAGCAAATACCGGCTTCAGGCGGGCCAGGGCTTCTACTGAGGTATCAGCACGGGGGCCTTCGTCAGTATCTACCACAAAGGAGCGGGTTTTCTTTTTGCCGTTGGCCTGGTCGAGGTAGGTTTCCTCCACCGTTACGGGTACAATCTGCTCCTTGAACTTGCCTTCCTGAATAGCCTTAATGGCCTTCTGGTGCGAGTTATAGGAGAACTGATCCTGCTCTTCGCGGCTGATTTTGTAGTCCTGAGCTACAGCTTCGGCGGTGAGGCCCATGCCGAGGTAGTAGTCGGGGTGC belongs to Hymenobacter sp. J193 and includes:
- a CDS encoding acetyl-CoA C-acyltransferase, with the protein product MNAYIVAGYRTAVGKANRGGFRFTRPDDLAADVIKHLVASVPALDPTRIDDVIVGNAVPEAEQGLQMGRLISLLALPMNVSGLIVNRYCGSGVETIAMAAGKIAAGMADCIVAGGTESMSLVPTVGWKTVPNYKLAQQHPDYYLGMGLTAEAVAQDYKISREEQDQFSYNSHQKAIKAIQEGKFKEQIVPVTVEETYLDQANGKKKTRSFVVDTDEGPRADTSVEALARLKPVFAANGSVTAGNSSQTSDGAAFVIVMSERMVKELNLEPIARMVTYATEGIDPRIMGMGPIKAVPKALKQAGMKLQDIDLFELNEAFASQSIAVVRELGIDESKLNVNGGAIALGHPLGCSGAKLSIQLFHELRARGQKYGMVTACVGGGQGVAGIYELLK